From one Pseudomonadota bacterium genomic stretch:
- a CDS encoding carbohydrate-binding family 9-like protein has protein sequence MSRNAPQPERPLDVVFENKIALLGYDMTPSEAKAGKLIKLTWYWRADQELEAGWAQFTHVADTTDQTRLNADRTGPIRRLYPPSRWKPGQYITDAQELTIPKEWNHTHARFYLGFWNGPHRLHVSKGDTDGEHRALVLSLPVQPATPAKASTGLPDLSALRTSHKPTIDGKLDEKGWHEAVPSARFVHTVSGNRSQIGATVRMLYDDSALYVAFDVSDTYLFAPLDKHDDHLWKHDTVEIMLDPDGDGRDYFEIQVSPAGTVFDTRYDSPRQPKPFGHVQWSSRAEAAVGLRGRLDDETSDQGYTVEIALPWASLGEKGPPSIAGTHGRRWRANFFVMDRQRGDTQLATGWSPPLVGDFHVPNRFGYVAFAPDP, from the coding sequence GTGAGCAGGAACGCCCCGCAGCCGGAGCGCCCGCTTGACGTGGTATTCGAGAACAAGATCGCACTTCTCGGCTACGATATGACCCCGAGCGAAGCCAAGGCCGGAAAGCTGATCAAGCTCACGTGGTACTGGCGCGCCGACCAGGAGCTTGAAGCCGGATGGGCGCAATTCACCCACGTGGCTGACACGACTGACCAAACTCGACTCAATGCGGATAGAACCGGACCCATTCGGAGGCTCTATCCTCCAAGTCGCTGGAAGCCTGGCCAGTACATCACGGACGCACAAGAGCTGACGATACCGAAAGAATGGAACCACACACACGCGAGATTCTATCTGGGTTTCTGGAATGGGCCGCACCGCCTTCATGTAAGCAAGGGCGACACCGACGGAGAGCACCGGGCGCTGGTGTTGTCGCTGCCCGTACAGCCCGCCACGCCAGCCAAGGCAAGCACGGGATTACCCGACCTAAGCGCCCTCCGCACCTCGCACAAGCCTACGATCGACGGCAAGCTGGACGAAAAGGGCTGGCACGAAGCCGTGCCGAGCGCCAGGTTCGTCCACACCGTGAGCGGGAACAGATCGCAGATCGGGGCAACGGTTCGGATGCTCTACGATGACAGTGCGCTCTACGTCGCATTCGACGTTTCCGACACGTATCTGTTTGCTCCGCTCGACAAGCACGATGATCACCTGTGGAAGCACGATACGGTCGAGATCATGCTGGATCCCGACGGGGATGGACGCGACTATTTCGAGATCCAGGTTTCCCCTGCAGGGACCGTCTTCGACACGCGCTACGACTCTCCGCGCCAACCGAAGCCCTTCGGACACGTGCAATGGAGCAGTCGAGCCGAGGCCGCCGTGGGCTTGCGTGGCAGGCTTGACGACGAGACTTCCGATCAGGGCTACACCGTAGAAATCGCGCTGCCGTGGGCAAGCCTGGGAGAAAAGGGACCACCGAGCATCGCAGGCACCCACGGACGGCGTTGGCGCGCGAACTTTTTCGTGATGGACAGACAGCGGGGGGACACCCAGCTAGCGACGGGCTGGTCACCGCCATTGGTTGGTGATTTCCATGTTCCCAACCGTTTCGGCTATGTGGCGTTCGCCCCTGATCCATGA
- the ffh gene encoding signal recognition particle protein, producing the protein MFEALSKGFRNAKQRLAGLQELNEQNLEQALRDVRLSLLEADVELGVTKRFLARVKEKAVGEVIATRAQVRGKKVRIGPSEQFIKICQDELEALMATEGPPIEWAKRPATTGIMVVGLQGSGKTTTAAKLARFAEEQGRRVLLVAADLQRPGAVEQLQVLGERIDVPVFTIPDAAPVEVCVQAAPHARKLKRDTIIYDTAGRLAIDEPLMQELAEVRLRARPQNVFLVVDAMIGQDAVKTAAGFHERIELTGIVLTKLDGDARGGAALSVREVTGAPVRFAGVGEDLDRLEEFRPEGIASRILGFGDVVGLMKDFEQVVDQDKAEQDAQRMLKGRFNLEDFLEQITMIQQMGPLQGLLEKIPFFSESVPENFQVDDKELQRIRSIVNSMTRRERADPDLFQAQPTRLKRVAVGCGRDPKDVAELLQRFAFMRKMMNDIGQQAGMLQKIPGMKQMAAAQKLRDVVRTGGFEGNPMMSNLADSLLEAAVVGDGKPGTKAAQARSRSDNRNKKKNLRKLQKKARKRSRR; encoded by the coding sequence ATGTTTGAGGCCCTGAGCAAAGGATTCCGCAACGCCAAGCAACGTCTTGCGGGCCTGCAGGAGCTGAACGAACAGAACCTCGAACAGGCCTTGCGCGACGTACGTCTATCGTTGCTCGAGGCCGACGTCGAGCTCGGCGTCACGAAGCGGTTCCTCGCCCGAGTCAAAGAAAAGGCCGTGGGCGAAGTGATCGCGACGCGCGCCCAGGTTCGCGGCAAGAAGGTGCGCATCGGCCCCAGCGAGCAGTTCATAAAGATCTGCCAGGACGAGTTGGAAGCGCTCATGGCGACGGAGGGCCCACCGATCGAGTGGGCCAAGCGTCCTGCCACGACCGGCATCATGGTCGTCGGATTGCAGGGCTCGGGTAAGACCACGACAGCAGCCAAGCTGGCCCGTTTCGCCGAGGAGCAAGGACGTAGAGTGCTCCTGGTAGCAGCGGATCTGCAGCGCCCTGGTGCGGTAGAGCAATTGCAGGTCCTCGGCGAGCGCATCGACGTCCCTGTGTTCACGATCCCGGACGCGGCGCCGGTCGAAGTCTGCGTGCAGGCTGCACCGCACGCCCGCAAACTGAAACGCGACACCATCATCTACGACACGGCAGGACGCCTGGCCATTGACGAGCCGCTTATGCAAGAGCTCGCCGAGGTCCGTCTGCGCGCGCGGCCACAAAACGTGTTTCTGGTCGTAGACGCCATGATAGGCCAGGACGCCGTCAAGACGGCCGCTGGTTTCCACGAACGCATCGAGCTGACGGGCATTGTGCTCACCAAGCTCGACGGTGACGCGCGTGGAGGGGCCGCCCTGTCGGTGCGTGAGGTGACGGGCGCGCCCGTTCGATTCGCAGGGGTAGGCGAAGACCTCGACCGTCTCGAGGAGTTCCGTCCCGAGGGAATCGCCAGTCGCATCCTCGGCTTCGGCGACGTCGTAGGCCTCATGAAGGACTTCGAGCAGGTCGTCGATCAGGACAAGGCCGAGCAAGACGCCCAGCGCATGCTCAAGGGCAGGTTCAACCTGGAGGACTTCCTTGAGCAGATCACGATGATCCAACAGATGGGTCCGTTGCAAGGGCTGCTCGAGAAGATCCCCTTCTTTTCCGAAAGCGTTCCCGAGAACTTTCAGGTTGACGACAAGGAGCTTCAGCGTATTCGTTCCATCGTCAACTCCATGACCAGGCGCGAGCGCGCCGACCCCGACCTGTTCCAGGCACAGCCGACGCGCCTGAAGCGCGTGGCGGTTGGTTGCGGGCGCGATCCCAAGGATGTTGCCGAGCTGCTGCAGCGCTTCGCGTTCATGCGCAAGATGATGAACGACATCGGGCAACAGGCCGGCATGCTGCAGAAGATACCCGGCATGAAACAAATGGCGGCTGCTCAGAAGCTGCGTGACGTGGTGCGTACCGGCGGTTTCGAGGGCAATCCGATGATGTCCAACCTGGCGGACTCGCTGCTCGAGGCAGCGGTCGTGGGTGACGGCAAACCCGGAACCAAAGCGGCGCAAGCACGAAGCCGGAGCGACAACCGTAACAAGAAGAAAAACCTGCGTAAGCTCCAGAAGAAGGCTCGCAAAAGATCGCGCCGATAG